In the Sphingomonas sp. LM7 genome, one interval contains:
- a CDS encoding pyrimidine 5'-nucleotidase yields the protein MLPELRHIRNWVFDLDNTLYPVSANLFAMIDARIGEYVRTLLNCDPEEAHRIQKGYFHAHGTTLSGLIAEHGVDPAHYLADVHDVDMSVLERNEALIEALARLPGRKLVFTNGDAPYAGKVLDRLGLTDTFEAIHDIHATEYRPKPDPSAYRGLCDAYGLDPGESLFVEDMARNLKPAKAIGMTTVWIDNGSEQTPDADRSFIDYTVTDLGHWLHEILED from the coding sequence ATGCTTCCCGAGCTCCGCCATATCCGCAACTGGGTCTTCGACCTCGACAACACGCTCTATCCGGTGAGCGCGAACCTGTTCGCGATGATCGATGCGCGGATCGGCGAATATGTCCGCACCCTGCTCAATTGCGATCCGGAAGAGGCGCATCGCATCCAGAAGGGCTATTTCCATGCCCATGGCACGACGCTGTCGGGGCTGATTGCCGAGCATGGCGTGGATCCCGCGCATTATCTCGCCGACGTCCATGACGTCGATATGAGCGTGCTGGAGCGCAACGAGGCGCTGATCGAGGCACTGGCGCGGCTGCCGGGTCGGAAACTGGTCTTCACCAATGGCGACGCGCCCTATGCCGGCAAGGTGCTCGACCGGCTCGGGCTGACCGATACGTTCGAGGCGATCCACGACATCCACGCCACCGAATACCGCCCCAAGCCCGATCCGTCGGCCTATCGCGGGCTGTGCGACGCCTATGGCCTCGATCCAGGGGAATCGCTGTTCGTCGAAGACATGGCGCGCAATCTGAAGCCCGCCAAGGCGATCGGAATGACCACGGTCTGGATCGACAATGGATCGGAACAGACGCCCGACGCAGACCGCAGCTTCATCGACTATACCGTGACCGACCTCGGCCACTGGCTGCACGAAATTTTGGAGGACTGA
- the dapD gene encoding 2,3,4,5-tetrahydropyridine-2,6-dicarboxylate N-succinyltransferase yields MTDLASTIDAAWEDRANLGLETKGAVREAVAEALNQLDRGTARVAQPTADGGWQVNQWLKKAVLLSFRLNDNVVVEGPGGANWFDKVPSKFANWGETDFREAGFRAVPGSIVRHGAHVARGAVLMPSFVNIGAYVGEGTMVDTWSTVGSCAQIGKNVHLSGGVGIGGVLEPLQADPVIIGDGAFIGARAEVAEGVRVGEGAVLSMGVYLGASTKIIDRATGEVHRGHVPPYSVVVPGTVPGEAGKPGLYCAVIVKTVDAQTRSKTGINELLRD; encoded by the coding sequence GTGACCGACCTCGCATCGACGATCGACGCCGCCTGGGAAGACCGGGCCAATCTCGGCCTGGAAACCAAGGGCGCGGTGCGCGAGGCAGTCGCCGAAGCGCTGAACCAGCTCGATCGCGGCACTGCGCGCGTCGCCCAGCCGACCGCGGACGGCGGCTGGCAAGTCAATCAGTGGCTGAAGAAGGCAGTCCTCCTCAGCTTCCGCCTCAACGACAATGTCGTGGTCGAGGGCCCCGGCGGCGCCAACTGGTTCGACAAGGTGCCGAGCAAGTTCGCCAATTGGGGCGAGACCGACTTCCGCGAGGCGGGCTTCCGCGCAGTACCCGGCTCGATCGTCCGCCATGGCGCGCATGTCGCCAGGGGCGCGGTGCTGATGCCCAGCTTCGTCAATATCGGCGCCTATGTCGGCGAAGGCACCATGGTCGATACCTGGTCGACCGTGGGCAGCTGCGCGCAGATCGGCAAGAACGTGCATCTCTCCGGCGGCGTCGGCATCGGCGGCGTGCTCGAGCCACTCCAGGCCGATCCGGTGATCATCGGCGACGGCGCGTTCATCGGCGCGCGCGCCGAAGTGGCCGAGGGCGTCCGCGTCGGCGAAGGCGCGGTGCTGTCGATGGGCGTCTATCTCGGCGCCTCGACCAAGATCATCGACCGCGCGACCGGCGAAGTGCATCGCGGGCATGTGCCGCCCTATTCGGTGGTGGTGCCGGGCACGGTACCGGGCGAGGCGGGCAAGCCCGGGCTGTATTGCGCAGTGATCGTCAAGACGGTCGACGCGCAGACGCGCTCGAAAACCGGGATCAACGAACTTTTGAGGGACTGA
- a CDS encoding tryptophan 2,3-dioxygenase, producing the protein MTEPMTYGRYLALDTLLASQHPLSDRDDELLFIIIHQTKELWLKQMIVEVRSALALVRADKPVEAYKSLARVSRIQAVMTLSWDVLATMTPSDYTRFREVLGTSSGFQSDQFRAVETMLGLRGGGVPGPLTVEFAAAPSLWDEANAALARAGFDVPAEALERDWSQPYVPSKAVEDAWAEVYRDTSANWELYQLAEKLVDIDDALATWRHKHVLTVSRVIGMKSGTGGTAGVPYLESTLVKRAFPELWSLRTQL; encoded by the coding sequence ATGACCGAACCCATGACCTATGGGCGCTATCTCGCGCTCGACACGTTGCTGGCGTCGCAGCATCCGCTCTCGGATCGCGATGACGAGCTGCTGTTCATCATCATCCACCAGACCAAGGAACTCTGGCTCAAGCAGATGATCGTCGAGGTCCGCTCGGCGCTGGCGCTGGTGCGTGCCGACAAGCCGGTCGAGGCGTACAAGTCGCTCGCCCGAGTCAGCCGCATCCAGGCGGTGATGACGCTGAGCTGGGATGTGCTCGCGACGATGACCCCGTCCGACTATACCCGCTTCCGCGAAGTGCTCGGCACCAGTTCGGGTTTCCAGTCGGACCAGTTCCGCGCAGTCGAGACCATGCTGGGGCTGCGCGGCGGCGGCGTGCCCGGACCGCTGACTGTCGAATTCGCCGCCGCTCCGAGCCTGTGGGACGAAGCCAATGCCGCGCTCGCCCGCGCCGGCTTCGACGTGCCGGCCGAGGCGCTGGAGCGTGACTGGAGCCAGCCTTACGTACCCAGCAAGGCGGTCGAGGATGCCTGGGCCGAAGTCTATCGCGACACCAGCGCGAACTGGGAACTGTACCAGCTCGCCGAGAAGCTGGTCGATATCGACGATGCGCTCGCCACCTGGCGCCACAAGCATGTCCTCACCGTCAGCCGCGTCATCGGGATGAAATCGGGCACCGGCGGCACCGCGGGCGTGCCCTATCTCGAATCGACCCTGGTCAAGCGCGCCTTTCCGGAGCTCTGGTCGCTCCGCACCCAGCTGTGA
- a CDS encoding aminotransferase class V-fold PLP-dependent enzyme has protein sequence MTSYKHLFQRAIAAAPERLHFAAHSHHLWPDASYVGQLAAWEDGVRLADRKWERVMGEIWPAAQHHVAAELGLPDPSSIVFAPNTHELLLRVVSALPRRPLRILTSDGEFHSFRRQSLRWEEAGSAIVDRVPLDSLVEAARSGTHDLIFVSHVQFGTGHVFDGIDKLAALARPEGPWVVIDGYHGFMAMETDLSAVADRVFYLAGGYKYAMAGEGCAFLHAPPGFGPRPEITGWYAEFDDLSLPPGSIGYAPDARRFLGATFDPSGIYRFVAVRDMLRQEGLTAADIAAHAGGLRDALLADLPIDAELLNPGSPARFLALRSPEAARWKAQLEAQDVITDVRGDVLRIGFGLYQDTRDLDGLIWALKQLSATP, from the coding sequence GTGACCAGCTACAAGCATCTGTTCCAGCGCGCGATCGCCGCGGCGCCCGAACGGCTCCACTTCGCCGCGCACAGCCATCATCTCTGGCCCGACGCGTCCTATGTCGGCCAGCTCGCCGCGTGGGAGGACGGGGTGCGCCTCGCCGACCGCAAATGGGAGCGGGTGATGGGCGAGATCTGGCCCGCCGCGCAGCACCATGTCGCCGCCGAGCTTGGGCTGCCCGATCCGTCCAGCATCGTCTTCGCGCCCAACACTCACGAATTGCTGCTGCGCGTCGTCTCGGCGCTGCCGCGGCGCCCGCTGCGCATCCTGACCAGCGACGGCGAATTCCATAGCTTCCGCCGCCAGAGCCTCCGCTGGGAGGAAGCGGGCAGTGCGATCGTGGACCGCGTGCCGCTCGATTCGCTGGTCGAAGCCGCGCGGAGCGGCACGCATGACCTGATCTTCGTCAGCCACGTCCAGTTCGGCACCGGGCATGTCTTCGACGGGATCGACAAGCTCGCCGCGCTGGCGCGGCCCGAGGGGCCGTGGGTGGTGATCGACGGCTACCACGGTTTTATGGCTATGGAGACCGACCTCTCCGCCGTGGCCGACCGGGTATTCTACCTCGCGGGCGGCTATAAATACGCGATGGCAGGCGAAGGCTGCGCGTTCCTCCACGCCCCGCCCGGCTTCGGCCCGCGGCCCGAGATCACCGGCTGGTATGCCGAGTTCGACGATCTGTCGCTGCCGCCCGGCAGCATCGGCTATGCCCCCGATGCGCGGCGTTTCCTGGGGGCAACGTTCGATCCTTCGGGCATCTACCGCTTCGTCGCGGTGCGCGACATGCTGCGGCAGGAGGGGCTGACCGCCGCCGATATCGCTGCGCATGCGGGCGGCCTGCGGGACGCGTTGCTGGCGGACCTGCCGATCGACGCCGAACTGCTCAATCCGGGATCGCCGGCGCGTTTTCTGGCGCTGCGCTCGCCGGAAGCGGCGCGGTGGAAGGCGCAGCTCGAGGCGCAGGACGTGATCACCGATGTGCGCGGCGACGTGCTGCGGATCGGGTTCGGGCTATACCAGGATACGCGCGATCTCGACGGACTGATCTGGGCGCTTAAGCAGCTGTCAGCGACGCCGTGA
- a CDS encoding CoA-binding protein, with translation MPLTRDEDIKQLLEETRTIAMIGASDRPDRPSYGVMAYLQSRGYRVIPVNPQITGEHIHGEFVFRELSQIGEPIDMVDIFRRSIAAGEAVDEAIAAGAKSVWLQIGVINEEAAARAEAAGLKVVMDRCPKIDIPRLGVARVGGAP, from the coding sequence ATGCCGCTGACGCGCGACGAGGACATCAAGCAGTTGCTGGAAGAGACGCGGACGATCGCGATGATCGGCGCGTCGGACCGGCCCGACCGGCCGAGCTATGGCGTGATGGCGTATCTCCAGAGCCGCGGCTATCGCGTGATCCCGGTAAACCCGCAGATCACCGGCGAGCACATCCACGGCGAATTCGTCTTCCGCGAGCTGAGCCAGATCGGTGAGCCGATCGACATGGTCGATATCTTCCGCCGATCGATCGCGGCGGGCGAAGCGGTGGACGAGGCGATCGCGGCGGGCGCCAAATCGGTTTGGCTGCAGATCGGGGTGATCAACGAAGAGGCTGCGGCGCGGGCGGAGGCGGCGGGGCTGAAGGTGGTGATGGACCGGTGCCCGAAGATCGACATTCCGCGGCTGGGGGTGGCGCGGGTAGGCGGCGCGCCTTAG
- a CDS encoding Mrp/NBP35 family ATP-binding protein, whose product MNDVQSLKAALAPIAAGRASARIEDGKASIVLDVTGLGEAARAELEADVRRVAQAVPGVTEVRVLLTSERRTRRLIAVASGKGGVGKSTVAANIAIALARRGRRVGLVDADIYGPSQTRLLGVDGIRPEAREKTLIPVQTKFGVPLLSMGGLVPEGQAIAWRGSMAGGALGQMVDADWGDAEVLILDLPPGTGDLQLTMVQKHKPAGAIIVSTPQDLALIDATRAIDLFNKVNVPIVGVIENMSGYACPHCGEVSDPFGSGGAEAAAGKMGLPFLGRIPLELAIRTASDAGDPPAAGNGPQAETFALLAARLDDWLAANGG is encoded by the coding sequence ATGAATGATGTCCAGAGCTTGAAAGCGGCGCTCGCGCCGATCGCGGCGGGCCGCGCCAGTGCCCGAATCGAGGACGGCAAGGCCAGCATCGTGCTCGACGTAACCGGGCTGGGCGAGGCCGCGCGCGCCGAGCTGGAGGCCGATGTCCGGCGCGTCGCGCAGGCCGTGCCGGGGGTGACCGAAGTGCGGGTTTTGCTCACCAGCGAACGGCGCACGCGACGGCTGATCGCCGTGGCGAGCGGCAAGGGCGGGGTGGGCAAATCGACCGTCGCGGCCAATATCGCGATCGCGCTGGCGCGGCGCGGGCGGCGCGTGGGGCTGGTCGATGCCGATATATACGGGCCGTCGCAGACTCGGTTGCTCGGCGTCGACGGCATCCGCCCCGAAGCGCGCGAGAAGACACTGATCCCGGTGCAGACCAAGTTCGGCGTGCCGCTTCTGTCGATGGGCGGGCTGGTGCCCGAGGGGCAGGCGATCGCGTGGCGCGGATCGATGGCGGGCGGTGCGCTCGGCCAGATGGTCGATGCCGATTGGGGCGATGCCGAAGTGCTGATCCTCGATCTGCCGCCCGGCACCGGCGACTTGCAGCTGACCATGGTCCAGAAACACAAGCCCGCCGGGGCGATCATCGTCTCGACGCCGCAGGACCTGGCGCTGATCGACGCCACCCGCGCGATCGACTTGTTCAACAAGGTCAACGTCCCGATCGTCGGGGTGATCGAGAACATGTCGGGCTATGCCTGCCCGCATTGCGGCGAGGTCTCGGACCCGTTCGGCAGCGGCGGCGCCGAGGCGGCGGCGGGCAAGATGGGATTGCCCTTCCTTGGGCGGATACCGCTGGAACTGGCGATCCGCACGGCTTCGGACGCCGGCGATCCGCCCGCCGCGGGGAACGGCCCGCAGGCGGAGACGTTCGCTTTGCTGGCGGCGCGGCTGGATGATTGGCTCGCCGCAAACGGAGGCTGA
- the hflK gene encoding protease modulator HflK — protein MVNLSGWRGLAGIFKNEAPKSPWGSGGGSGGSGNGGGGSGNGGGNGGGGGPRNPWSFPPDGKRPRPGATSLDELLRRARGGGGGPGVPGLPSGTRLWSMVIGGLLLVWVLYTSIHPIGPRERGLVTTLGSYSSTLTPGVRITLPAPLQLVDVIDVANIRTENFPTGGENLMLTGDQNIVDLAYSVRWDIRSAVDYRFQIAKPEDTVRATAESAMRAVVATTSLNDAIGQGRSRIEAQVQATIQQILDSYNSGIRIQGVAIQKAAAPQAVDEDFKQVTAAQQEAQANKNNANAYAQQVLAAAQGEAAEFDKIYEQYKMAPEVTRRRIYYETMEQILSRTNKTIVEAPGVTPYLPLPAIRGGGTPAAEPSPQPRASTGAAR, from the coding sequence ATGGTGAACCTATCGGGCTGGCGCGGACTGGCCGGCATCTTCAAGAACGAAGCTCCCAAGAGTCCGTGGGGCAGTGGCGGCGGAAGCGGCGGTTCCGGTAACGGGGGCGGCGGTTCCGGCAATGGCGGCGGTAACGGGGGCGGCGGTGGCCCGCGCAATCCCTGGTCCTTCCCGCCCGACGGCAAGCGCCCGCGTCCCGGCGCGACCAGCCTCGACGAATTGCTTCGCCGCGCCCGTGGCGGCGGTGGCGGCCCGGGCGTTCCCGGCCTGCCCAGCGGCACCCGGCTGTGGTCGATGGTTATCGGCGGCCTGCTGCTCGTCTGGGTGCTCTATACCAGCATCCACCCGATCGGCCCGCGCGAACGCGGCCTCGTCACTACCCTGGGCAGCTATTCGTCGACGCTGACGCCCGGCGTGCGGATCACGCTTCCCGCGCCGCTCCAGCTGGTCGATGTCATCGACGTCGCCAACATCCGCACCGAGAATTTCCCGACCGGCGGCGAGAATCTGATGCTCACCGGCGACCAGAACATCGTCGATCTGGCCTATTCGGTGCGTTGGGACATCCGCAGCGCGGTCGATTACAGGTTCCAGATCGCCAAGCCCGAGGACACCGTCCGCGCTACTGCCGAGAGCGCGATGCGCGCGGTCGTAGCTACCACCAGCCTCAACGACGCGATCGGCCAGGGCCGTTCGCGGATCGAGGCGCAGGTCCAGGCGACCATCCAGCAGATCCTCGACTCCTATAATTCGGGCATCCGCATCCAGGGCGTGGCGATCCAGAAGGCGGCCGCCCCGCAGGCCGTGGATGAGGACTTCAAACAAGTCACCGCCGCGCAGCAGGAGGCGCAGGCCAACAAGAACAACGCCAATGCCTATGCCCAGCAGGTTCTCGCCGCGGCACAGGGCGAGGCGGCCGAGTTCGACAAGATCTACGAGCAGTACAAAATGGCGCCCGAAGTGACGCGCCGCCGCATCTATTACGAGACGATGGAGCAGATCCTGTCGCGCACCAACAAGACGATCGTCGAAGCCCCCGGCGTGACGCCCTATCTCCCGCTGCCTGCGATTCGCGGCGGCGGCACCCCGGCGGCTGAGCCCTCGCCCCAGCCCCGCGCCTCGACGGGAGCAGCACGATGA
- the hflC gene encoding protease modulator HflC, giving the protein MTASWFRSPIGIAMIVILALVVLMSTVAIVPESKQVVILRLEQPYRTINAYKPNEQYGRTQAGPIFRIPFIDRIVWVDKRVLDIDLPNQPVLSTDQLRLEVDAYARFRVVDPLKMVVTVGSEERVRDQLQPLFGSSLRNELGKRTSAILLSPERGEVMDNIQNSLQRLASQYGVEIVDVRIKQTELPTGSPLESALNRMATARRQEAATIKAQGLKEAQIIRATAQAQAAQVYAQAFNKDPAFYDFYRAMQSYRTTFLAQGEGKGETSVILSPQNSYLREFMGQR; this is encoded by the coding sequence ATGACCGCCAGCTGGTTCCGCAGCCCGATCGGGATCGCGATGATCGTGATCCTCGCACTGGTGGTGCTGATGAGCACCGTCGCGATCGTTCCCGAGAGCAAGCAGGTAGTGATCCTGCGGCTCGAACAGCCCTATCGCACGATCAACGCGTACAAGCCGAACGAGCAATATGGCCGGACCCAGGCGGGCCCGATCTTCCGCATCCCGTTCATCGATCGCATCGTCTGGGTCGACAAGCGCGTGCTCGACATCGACCTGCCCAACCAGCCGGTGCTGTCGACCGATCAGCTGCGGCTCGAAGTCGATGCCTATGCCCGCTTCCGCGTCGTCGATCCGCTCAAGATGGTGGTGACCGTCGGCTCGGAAGAGCGCGTCCGCGATCAGCTCCAGCCCCTGTTCGGCTCGTCGCTGCGCAACGAACTCGGCAAGCGTACCTCGGCGATCCTGCTCAGCCCCGAGCGCGGCGAAGTGATGGACAATATCCAGAACTCGCTGCAGCGTCTCGCCAGCCAGTACGGCGTCGAGATCGTCGATGTCCGCATCAAGCAGACCGAGCTGCCGACCGGCTCGCCGCTAGAGAGCGCGCTCAACCGCATGGCAACTGCGCGCCGGCAGGAAGCCGCGACGATCAAGGCACAGGGCCTCAAGGAAGCGCAGATCATCCGCGCCACGGCGCAGGCGCAAGCCGCACAGGTCTATGCGCAGGCGTTCAACAAGGATCCCGCCTTCTACGATTTCTACCGCGCGATGCAGTCGTACCGGACGACCTTCCTGGCGCAGGGCGAGGGCAAGGGCGAGACCTCGGTCATCCTCTCGCCGCAGAACAGCTACCTGCGCGAGTTCATGGGGCAACGATGA
- a CDS encoding Do family serine endopeptidase: protein MRYVYALTTALALGGAATALTLNQPAGAQTAQNEPGAIQAAAPRGGAPMSFADMVAKLQPAVVNISTTQRITVQQQNPFQGTPFEMFGRGQGGGGPVTRQAESLGSGFLISADGYVVTNNHVVTAGTRGAVVETITVTLNDRKEYKARLIGRDASSDLAVLKIEATGLPFVRLGDSNQARVGDWVVAIGSPFGLGGSVTAGIVSALHRSTVGGAFDRFIQTDASINRGNSGGPLFDLSGNVIGINSQILSPTGGNVGIGFAIPSTEAKPILDRLMKGQTIQRGYLGIQMQDLTADLADSFGVPKGNGTIVARVEPGQAAEKAGIRQGDVIVRINNKDVTPDQTLSYLVANVPPGTRIPVELVRDGKRQTVTLTIGTRPPDEELAQQQFDLEDNDSNPQDSETMGAASLGIAVTPLTPQIARQIGADATAQGVVVLGADANSDAAGKGLTRGDLITTANRTPVRTAADLARIVAQTKSSGGKQVLLFVQRRGQGRYVSVQIPN, encoded by the coding sequence GTGCGTTACGTCTACGCTCTTACCACTGCCCTTGCCCTTGGTGGCGCCGCCACTGCCCTGACGCTGAACCAGCCCGCCGGCGCGCAGACCGCGCAGAACGAGCCGGGCGCGATCCAGGCCGCCGCCCCACGCGGTGGCGCGCCGATGAGCTTTGCGGACATGGTCGCAAAGCTCCAGCCGGCCGTGGTCAACATCTCGACCACGCAGCGCATCACCGTCCAGCAGCAGAATCCGTTCCAGGGCACGCCGTTCGAGATGTTCGGCCGCGGCCAGGGCGGCGGCGGCCCGGTCACTCGCCAGGCCGAATCGCTCGGCTCGGGCTTTCTGATCTCGGCTGACGGCTATGTCGTGACCAACAACCACGTCGTCACTGCGGGTACCCGCGGCGCGGTGGTCGAGACGATCACCGTCACGCTGAACGATCGCAAGGAATATAAGGCGCGCCTGATCGGCCGCGATGCGTCGTCGGATCTCGCGGTTCTCAAGATCGAAGCCACCGGCCTTCCCTTTGTCCGCCTCGGCGATTCGAACCAGGCGCGGGTCGGCGACTGGGTCGTCGCGATCGGCAGCCCGTTCGGGCTGGGCGGATCGGTGACCGCTGGCATCGTCTCGGCACTGCATCGCTCCACCGTGGGCGGCGCATTCGACCGCTTCATCCAGACCGACGCCTCGATCAACCGCGGCAATTCGGGCGGCCCGCTGTTCGATCTCAGCGGCAACGTCATCGGGATCAACTCGCAGATCCTGTCGCCGACCGGCGGCAATGTCGGCATCGGCTTCGCCATTCCGTCAACCGAGGCCAAGCCGATCCTCGATCGCCTGATGAAGGGCCAGACGATCCAGCGCGGCTATCTGGGCATCCAGATGCAGGATCTGACTGCCGACCTCGCCGATTCGTTCGGCGTGCCCAAGGGTAACGGCACGATCGTCGCGCGCGTCGAGCCGGGCCAGGCCGCCGAAAAGGCCGGCATCCGCCAAGGCGACGTGATCGTCCGGATCAACAACAAGGACGTCACGCCGGATCAGACGCTGAGCTATCTGGTCGCCAATGTGCCGCCGGGCACGCGCATTCCAGTCGAGCTGGTCCGCGACGGCAAGCGCCAGACGGTGACGCTCACCATCGGGACGCGTCCGCCCGACGAGGAACTCGCCCAGCAGCAGTTCGATCTCGAGGACAATGACAGCAATCCGCAGGACAGCGAGACGATGGGCGCTGCCTCGCTCGGCATCGCCGTCACGCCGCTCACCCCGCAGATCGCGCGCCAGATCGGTGCCGACGCCACTGCCCAGGGCGTGGTGGTGCTCGGCGCCGATGCCAACAGCGACGCGGCCGGCAAGGGGCTAACCCGCGGCGACCTGATCACCACTGCCAATCGCACTCCGGTGCGCACCGCAGCCGACCTCGCCCGAATCGTTGCCCAGACCAAGAGCAGCGGCGGCAAGCAGGTGCTGCTATTCGTCCAGCGCCGTGGGCAGGGCCGCTATGTGTCGGTGCAGATTCCGAACTGA
- a CDS encoding helicase HerA-like domain-containing protein, with the protein MAGETGIFVGAAGSERQELVLRRANRHGLIAGATGTGKTVTLQVLAEGFSAAGVPVFVSDVKGDLSGLGMAGSPTAKTHDIFAKRAQEIGDTAWRYGELPVQLWDLFGEQGHPIRATVSEMGPLLLARLLDLNDTQEGVLNVAFHVADEEGLLLLDLDDLQAMLAHCAERASELSTKFGNITRASVGTIQRQLLQLRTQGAEHFFGEPALEISEFLRTDDRGRGVVNILAADKLMASPRLYGSFLLWMLSELFETLPEIGDPDKPVLVFFFDEAHLLFDDAPKALLDKIEQVVRLIRSKGVGVYFVTQNPIDIPEDVAGQLGNRVQHALRAFTPKDAKAVRSAAETFRANPDVDVATAITELKVGEALVSVLQEDGSPSPVERALIRAPGTRVGPLTPGERAVLITTDAVGDKYDIAIDRESAEEMLAAKADEAVAAAAEAQAETAADKAAAAQAKEHARIAKEAERTRLATQRAQATATSPWAKVATSAARSASSSLGRQVANEVGREIFGGRGRRSTSLGAQLVRGVLGGLFRG; encoded by the coding sequence ATGGCGGGAGAGACGGGCATTTTCGTGGGCGCCGCTGGCAGCGAGCGGCAGGAGCTGGTCCTGCGCCGCGCCAATCGCCACGGGCTGATCGCCGGCGCGACCGGCACCGGCAAGACCGTCACGCTGCAGGTGCTGGCCGAGGGCTTTTCCGCCGCGGGCGTGCCGGTATTCGTCTCCGACGTGAAGGGCGATCTGTCCGGCCTCGGCATGGCCGGCTCGCCGACCGCGAAGACGCACGACATCTTCGCGAAGCGCGCGCAGGAGATCGGCGACACCGCGTGGCGCTATGGCGAATTGCCGGTGCAGCTCTGGGACCTGTTCGGCGAGCAGGGCCACCCGATCCGCGCCACGGTTTCGGAGATGGGCCCGCTGCTCCTCGCCAGGCTGCTCGACCTCAACGACACGCAGGAAGGCGTTCTCAATGTCGCGTTCCACGTCGCCGACGAGGAAGGGCTGCTGCTGCTCGATCTCGACGACCTCCAGGCGATGCTCGCCCATTGCGCCGAGCGCGCGAGCGAGCTCTCGACCAAGTTCGGCAACATCACCAGGGCCAGCGTCGGCACGATCCAGCGCCAGCTGCTCCAGCTGCGCACCCAGGGCGCCGAGCATTTCTTCGGCGAGCCGGCGCTCGAGATCAGCGAGTTCCTCCGCACCGATGATCGCGGCCGCGGCGTGGTCAACATCCTCGCCGCCGACAAGCTGATGGCGAGCCCGCGGCTCTATGGCAGCTTCCTGCTGTGGATGCTCTCCGAGCTGTTCGAGACGCTCCCCGAAATCGGCGATCCCGACAAGCCGGTGCTCGTCTTCTTCTTCGACGAAGCGCATCTGCTGTTCGACGATGCGCCCAAGGCCCTGCTCGACAAGATCGAGCAGGTCGTCCGGCTGATCCGCTCCAAGGGCGTCGGCGTCTACTTCGTCACGCAGAACCCGATCGACATCCCCGAAGATGTCGCCGGCCAGCTCGGCAACCGCGTCCAGCACGCACTCCGCGCCTTCACGCCAAAGGATGCCAAGGCGGTGCGGTCCGCCGCCGAGACCTTCCGCGCCAATCCCGACGTCGATGTCGCGACGGCGATCACCGAACTCAAGGTCGGCGAGGCGTTGGTGTCGGTGCTCCAGGAAGACGGATCGCCCTCGCCGGTCGAGCGCGCGCTGATCCGCGCACCTGGCACCCGGGTGGGTCCGCTGACCCCGGGCGAACGCGCCGTGCTGATCACCACCGATGCGGTCGGCGACAAATATGACATCGCGATCGATCGCGAATCCGCCGAAGAAATGCTCGCCGCCAAGGCCGACGAAGCCGTCGCCGCCGCCGCCGAAGCCCAGGCCGAGACTGCAGCCGACAAGGCGGCCGCCGCGCAGGCCAAGGAGCATGCCCGCATCGCCAAGGAAGCCGAGCGCACCCGCCTCGCCACCCAGCGCGCGCAGGCGACCGCCACGTCGCCCTGGGCCAAGGTGGCGACGTCGGCCGCCCGCTCCGCCTCGTCGTCGCTCGGCCGTCAGGTCGCCAACGAAGTCGGCCGCGAGATCTTCGGCGGCCGGGGGCGCCGCTCGACCAGCCTCGGCGCGCAGCTGGTGCGCGGCGTGCTGGGCGGGCTGTTCAGAGGCTGA